In the genome of Colletotrichum lupini chromosome 8, complete sequence, one region contains:
- a CDS encoding adenylosuccinate synthetase gives MATIDIVLGAQWGPAAELRTNISRSNSDEGKGKLVDVLGQDAQICARAQGGHNAGHTVIVDGVSYDFHLLPSGLLHQKCISLIGSGAVVHVPTFFKEMADLEAKGLKNIRERLLVSDRCHIITDCHIQVDGLEEQELGGNSIGTTKRGIGPTYSTMAARNGITISEMFDEELFEHKLRQLAQGFKKRFGDLLVYDVEDEIKRFKQYREDLRTFVVDAVPIIADAQRNGNKILVEGAQAVMLDLNFGTYPYVTSSNTGLGGVFTGLGLNPRKINNVVGVVKSYTTRVGGGGFPTELLNETGEKLQKIGHEIGVSTGRSRRCGWLDLVVIKYSHDLNHYTALNLTKLDILDTFPTIKVAVGYKNKHTGEEFPSFPANIRALDDAEVVYEELEGWNTPTTGAKTYYDLPKQARAYVEFIEKFVGVKVVWIGTGPKREDLIFRGY, from the exons ATGGCTACGATTGATATCGTTCTCGGCGCCCAGTGGGG ACCTGCCGCAGAACTACGCACTAACATATCGCGCTCAAATAGTGACGAGGGTAAGGGAAAGCTGGTCGACGT CCTCGGACAAGACGCGCAGATTTGCGCCAGAGCTCAG GGCGGACACAATG CCGGTCACACCGTCATCGTCGATGGCGTCAGCTATGACTTCC ACCTTCTTCCCTCTGGTCTCCTGCACCAAAAGTGCATCAGCCTCATCGGATCCGGCGCCGTCGTCCACGTCCCGACCTTTTTCAAGGAGATGGCCGATCTCGAGGCCAAGGGCCTGAAGAACATCCGCGAGCGCCTCTTGGTGTCCGATCGCTGCCACATCATCACCGACTGCCACATCCAGGTCGATGGGTTGGAGGAGCAGGAGCTTGGCGGCAACAGCATCGGCACCACCAAGCGCGGTATTGGCCCGACCTACAGCACCATGGCTGCCCGCAACGGTATCACCATCAGCGAGATGTTCGACGAGGAGCTCTTTGAGCACAAGCTTCGCCAGCTCGCTCAGGGTTTCAAGAAGCGCTTCGGCGACCTTCTTGTCTACGACGTTGAGGACGAGATCAAGCGCTTCAAGCAGTACAGAGAGGACCTCCGC ACCTTTGTTGTCGATGCTGTCCCCATCATCGCCGACGCCCAGAGAAACGGGAACAAGATCCTCGTTGAGGGTGCTCAAGCTGTCATGCTTGACTTGA ACTTCGGTACTTACCCCTACGTTACATCATCCAACACTGGCCTCGGCGGTGTCTTCACTGGT CTCGGCCTCAACCCCAGAAAGATCAACAACGTCGTCGGTGTCGTCAAGTCCTACACCACCCGTGTCGGTGGTGGCGGTTTCCCCACGGAACTGCTCAACGAGACGGGCGAGAAGCTCCAGAAGATTGGCCACGAAATCGGTGTTTCCACCGGCCGCTCTCGCCGCTGCGGCTGGCTCGACCTGGTCGTCATCAAGTACTCGCACGACCTGAACCACTACACCGCTCTCAACCTTACCAAGCTCGACATCCTCGATACCTTCCCCACCATCAAGGTCGCCGTCGGCTACAAGAACAAGCACACTGGCGAGGAGTTCCCCTCCTTCCCTGCCAACATCAGGGCCCTTGATGACGCTGAGGTCGTGTACGAGGAGCTTGAGGGCTGGAACACGCCCACGACGGGCGCCAAGACGTACTATGACCTGCCCAAGCAGGCTCGCGCGTACGTTGAGTTCATTGAGAAGTTTGTTGGTGTCAAGGTTGTCTGGATCGGCACTGGCCCCAAGAGAGAAGACCTTATCTTCCGTGGATACTAG
- a CDS encoding carboxypeptidase translates to MHVPEIAAFALLRAGLAAAQLTYASNQVEVVPDSEVVAANFPEVEHVDLRSPAFANPDGVPATFANGTSGPTDQTTLARNEWMTYHSPDFKSEEGRSIPFVYLSTSKGVPTDTSQNTYGNAGAPSKVRIWMQGGVHGNEPAGDQALLALLGRFDANATWAASILEKVEIMMLPRYNPDGVAYFQRYFATSFDPNRDHTKLARQQTRDIKQLMVSFAPHVGVDCHEYSPTTPFGANEQWVDAQDGQFSAMKNANIHPDIRNMSEAVFANNIAAAMERRGLRWGPYIVGPSGTDNLVLEETTGDAKIGDSAVALTQAIMFLTETRGIGLADQHWQRRVATGLTMVETIVQTAADRAEEVLSTVENARAKFIASTDDIIVTESARPTNITWQFIEAMTGDLVDIPVQFLNTTPVVANLTRARPEAYVFSRAWADVAERLRITGVEVQTLQSDFQGEVEAFNITSAEVARTKYEGIARTTVTTETVVKEVRIPAGGFWVSTRQKNAAHAFVTLEPEGIDSYATFNVLPNPIIPGFAPDPSVVMVDGIFYLVTSSFHIFPGLPIYASRDLQSWKHIGNAINRPEQLTLANAGTNSFTLDTGHTMIATGGLFAATIRHHRGRFYIVCTNCGSSNGSSDLQNFIIHSSDLWSGQWSDPVSVDFHGIDPSLFFDDDDRVYFQGCFVMDRSKQPSCTIKQVEVDVLTGKQLSEQREIWGGYARYDTEGPHVYKVDGLYYLLVAEGGTFEHHMLSIARSRDIWGPYESFEGNPIMTADGKDEYIQNIGHGELFQDARGAWWAAVLGVRRDGDGCAALGRESFLTPVEWPEGDWPRITQPKMEFERGFVEAASSLDVQALRPPAGVTDVLIRDPDFSKYRLSEDDENRVTLLPSRKGFSSPTGTCTFLGRRQRSLATYAIASLKLDDNMKSAKGLRAGLAMYRDSARHVSIAFDSDAKAIVCHAFNSASGLDKVFSKTLPLGNETRKINFKIQASETEWKFYAALLDEDVAAFGSESLDLDNCSWEEIGVVPVKDLDARDFTGPILGIFAQASVKETEDTPVTFSHFSVEDDGFRM, encoded by the exons ATGCACGTTCCAGAGATTGCGGCTTTCGCCCTGCTTCGCGCAGGCCTTGCTGCTGCTCAGCTCACGTATGCTAGCAACCAGGTTGAGGTAGTCCCGGATAGCGAAGTAGTAGCGGCGAACTTCCCAGAAGTTGAACATGTTGACCTGCGCTCGCCCGCTTTCGCCAACCCGGACGGTGTCCCGGCCACCTTTGCTAATGGCACGAGCGGCCCGACAGACCAGACCACTCTCG CGCGCAATGAGTGGATGACCTACCACAGCCCCGACTTCAAGTCGGAAGAAGGCCGCTCGATTCCTTTCGTCTACCTGTCTACCTCAAAAGGCGTCCCGACGGATACCAGCCAGAACACCTACGGCAATGCTGGCGCACCTTCAAAAGTACGCATCTGGATGCAGGGCGGCGTCCACGGAAACGAACCAGCTGGTGACCAGGCCCTGCTCGCCCTCCTTGGCAGGTTCGACGCCAATGCCACCTGGGCGGCTTCAATCCTTGAGAAAGTCGAGATCATGATGCTCCCGAGATACAATCCGGACGGTGTGGCGTACTTCCAACGATACTTTGCGACCAGCTTCGACCCGAACCGCGACCACACGAAACTTGCGCGCCAGCAGACTCGGGACATCAAGCAGCTGATGGTGAGCTTCGCGCCTCATGTCGGTGTAGATTGTCACGAGTATAGCCCTACTACACCCTTTGGGGCCAACGAGCAATGGGTAGATGCCCAAGACGGCCAGTTCTCCGCCATGAAGAACGCAAACATCCATCCCGATATCCGGAACATGTCCGAAGCCGTCTTCGCGAACAACATTGCCGCAGCTATGGAGAGACGAGGTCTCCGATGGGGCCCTTATATCGTCGGTCCCTCGGGCACAGACAATCTCGTTCTGGAAGAAACCACCGGTGACGCCAAAATCGGAGATAGTGCCGTTGCACTGACCCAAGCCATCATGTTCCTGACCGAGACACGAGGCATCGGACTAGCAGACCAGCACTGGCAGCGCCGCGTCGCAACGGGCCTGACGATGGTCGAGACAATCGTTCAGACGGCTGCTGATAGGGCCGAAGAAGTACTCTCGACAGTGGAAAACGCGCGCGCAAAGTTCATCGCCAGCACCGACGACATCATTGTTACGGAGTCTGCTCGGCCGACCAACATCACTTGGCAGTTCATCGAAGCGATGACGGGAGACCTCGTTGATATTCCTGTACAGTTCCTCAACACCACACCCGTGGTAGCAAACCTCACCCGTGCGAGACCAGAGGCCTATGTCTTTTCACGCGCGTGGGCTGATGTGGCTGAGCGTCTGCGAATTACTGGCGTGGAAGTACAGACGTTACAATCTGATTTCCAAGGCGAGGTTGAGGCATTCAACATCACGAGTGCCGAAGTAGCGCGGACAAAGTATGAGGGAATTGCTCGCACGACTGTGACGACGGAGACCGTGGTCAAGGAGGTTCGGATCCCGGCTGGCGGGTTCTGGGTCAGTACTAGGCAGAAGAATGCGGCGCACGCGTTTGTGACTCTTGAGCCTGAAGGTATCGACTCTTATGCTACCTTTAACGTTCTGCCG AACCCCATCATTCCGGGCTTTGCTCCAGACCCCTCGGTCGTCATGGTCGATGGGATCTTCTACCTCGTCACCTCATCCTTCCACATCTTCCCCGGCCTACCCATCTACGCTTCCCGTGACTTACAAAGCTGGAAGcatatag GCAACGCAATCAACCGCCCAGAGCAACTCACTCTCGCCAACGCAGGCACAAACTCCTTCACCCTTGACACCGGCCACACAATGATCGCAACAGGTGGCCTCTTCGCCGCCACCATCCGTCACCACCGCGGGCGATTCTACATCGTCTGCACAAACTGCGGCTCCTCAAATGGATCTTCCGACTTGCAGAACTTTATCATTCATAGCTCTGATCTCTGGAGCGGACAGTGGAGTGACCCCGTATCAGTAGACTTCCACGGCATCGATCCAAGTCTGTTCTTCGATGACGATGATCGCGTGTATTTCCAGGGTTGCTTCGTCATGGACCGCTCAAAGCAGCCGAGTTGTACGATCAAGCAAGTTGAAGTTGATGTTCTCACCGGGAAGCAGCTTTCCGAGCAACGAGAGATTTGGGGCGGGTACGCGAGATACGACACCGAGGGACCGCATGTGTATAAAGTCGATGGGTTGTATTACCTCCTGGTAGCCGAAGGCGGGACTTTTGAGCACCACATGCTTTCCATCGCGAGATCAAGAGACATATGGGGACCGTACGAAAGCTTCGAAGGGAACCCGATCATGACAGCGGATGGGAAGGATGAGTACATCCAGAACATCGGTCACGGGGAACTGTTTCAGGACGCGAGGGGAGCATGGTGGGCTGCGGTGCTCGGCGTCAGGAGGGATGGTGATGGATGCGCTGCCTTGGGGCGTGAGAGTTTTCTGACGCCTGTTGAGTGGCCTGAGGGGGATTGGCCAAGGATAACTCAGCCCAAGATGGAGTTTGAGAGGGGGTTTGTGGAGGCTGCATCGAGCTTGGATGTACAAGCTTTGAGACCACCTGCCGGTGTCACGGATGTCTTGATCAGGGATCCCGACTTTTCCAAGTATCGGCTCTCTGAGGATGACGAAAACAGAGTTACACTCTTGCCAAGCCGCAAGGGATTCTCAAGTCCTACAGGAACTTGCACTTTTCTCGGGAGAAGGCAAAGATCTTTGGCAACTTACGCCATTGCTTCTCTCAAGCTAGACGACAACATGAAGTCAGCAAAGGGACTTCGAGCAGGTTTAGCAATGTACAGAGACAGCGCCCGACACGTCTCAATAGCGTTCGACTCTGATGCTAAGGCCATCGTCTGCCATGCCTTCAACTCTGCGTCTGGCCTCGACAAAGTCTTTTCAAAAACCCTTCCTCTGGGGAACGAGACACGGAAGATCAATTTCAAGATCCAAGCTTCAGAGACTGAGTGGAAGTTCTATGCTGCACTGCTCGACGAGGATGTTGCTGCTTTTGGCAGCGAAAGTCTTGACCTGGATAATTGCAGTTGGGAAGAGATCGGGGTGGTTCCGGTCAAGGATCTTGATGCCCGGGACTTCACGGGACCCATTCTGGGCATTTTTGCTCAGGCTTCAGTTAAGGAGACTGAAGATACACCGGTTACGTTCTCTCACTTTTCAGTGGAAGACGATGGATTCCGTATGTAG
- a CDS encoding glutaminyl-tRNA synthetase, giving the protein MADAAADPTAKLAESTAKLQLDEETGEMVSKGELKKRLAKRAKKAATEKAKAAKDAVAKAAGAGDSKPAAKPKAKPEEVVLDPEAMFKQGFLQEVYKERPSENVVTRFPPEPNGYLHIGHAKAIAVNFGFAKHHGGVCYLRFDDTNPEKEEERYFTAIEEMISWLGFTPYKITYSSDNFQKLYDLAEKMITLEKAYSTSDTEIKLQRGGEKGASPRFRCEHANHTVEENLQKFRDMKDGKYKPREAFLRMKQDITDGNPQMWDLAAYRIKTDTPHHRTGWDWKIYPTYDFTHCLCDSFEGITHSLCTTEFVQSRVSYEWLNKTLGVYEPMQREYGRLGITGTVLSKRKILKLVEEKIVRGWDDPRLYTLIGIKRRGVPPRAILDFVNELGVTTSVSVIQIKRFEQTVRKYLERTVPRLMMVLDPIPVVIEDAEATDVELAFSPKDPNMGSHTIKFTPTVYIDRADFREVDSKDYFRLAPNKTVGLLNAPFPIKATSYTKDEATGKVTEIRAVYDKETKKPKAFINWVGTEGSKKVEARIHNSLFKSEKPDDTEGGFLNDINPESEVIYPDALIESGFDEVKRRAPWPEAAGESELGKGGPESVRFQATRIAYFAIDSDSTDERIILNRIVSLKEDAGKVLHDRVANNTSERMKFKISQGNQPSAPRVGEVPYEQSPYEETPYNETPHEDLGEEPSPYEQPDEKPSYGKPSYEQPPRETPSYGHTPYGRDPAISIIEWEVGSPALYAARSVDDPDTCPKGTVSCNLPRNWNCCTRSMPCCGPGCCAQGFDCVDAAIGVCCSRRV; this is encoded by the exons ATGGCGGACGCTGCTGCGGACCCCACCGCCAAGTTGGCCGAGTCGACGGCCAAGCTCCAGCTCGACGAGGAGACGGGAGAGATGGTCAGCAAGGGCGAGCTGAAGAAGAGACTGGCAAAGCGAGCGAAGAAGGCCGCCACGGAAAAGGCAAAGGCTGCCAAGGACGCTGTCGCAAAGGCTGCCGGTGCTGGCGACAGCAAGCCCGCCGCGAAGCCCAAAGCTAAGCCTGAGGAGGTCGTCCTCGACCCGGAGGCCATGTTCAAGCAGGGCTTCCTCCAGGAGGTCTACAAGGAGAGGCCGTCGGAGAATGTCGTGACGCGTTTCCCTCCCGAGCCCAATGGCTA CTTGCACATTGGCCATGCCAAGGCCATCGCCGTCAACTTCGGTTTCGCCAAGCATCACGGAGGTGTCTGCTACCTGAGATTCGACGACACGAACcccgagaaggaggaggagagatATTTCACGGCCATTGAGGAGATGATTAGCTGGCTGGGTTTCACACCGTACAAGATCACGTACTCGAGTGACAACTTCCAGAAGCTATACGATTTGGCCGAGAAGATGATTACGTTGGAGAAGGCATAC TCAACCTCAGATACCGAGATCAAGCTCCAGCGTGGCGGTGAGAAGGGCGCTTCCCCTAGGTTCCGATGCGAGCACGCGAACCACACCGTCGAAGAGAACCTGCAGAAATTCAGAGATATGAAGGACGGCAAATACAAGCCTAGGGAAGCATTCTTGCGCATGAAGCAGGATATCACCGACGGCAACCCCCAGATGTGGGATCTCGCCGCATACCGCATCAAGACCGACACGCCGCACCACCGCACCGGATGGGACTGGAAGATCTACCCGACATACGATTTCACGCACTGCCTGTGTGATAGCTTCGAGGGcatcactcactcactctgcACAACAGAGTTCGTCCAGAGTCGTGTCTCGTACGAGTGGCTCAACAAGACCCTCGGCGTTTACGAGCCGATGCAGCGCGAGTACGGTCGTCTAGGTATCACGGGTACCGTCTTGTCAAAGAGAAAGATCCTCAAGCTGGTTGAGGAGAAGATTGTGCGTGGCTGGGACGATCCACGTCTGTACACTCTGATCGGCATCAAGCGCCGTGGTGTGCCCCCTCGCGCGATTCTCGACTTCGTCAATGAGCTGGGAGTCACGACGTCTGTCTCTGTCATTCAGATCAAGCGTTTCGAGCAGACGGTGCGCAAGTACCTGGAACGAACTGTTCCCAGATTGATGATGGTCTTGGATCCCATCCCAGTTGTCATCGAAGATGCCGAGGCTACTGACGTCGAGCTCGCCTTCTCTCCCAAGGATCCCAACATGGGTTCGCACACGATCAAGTTCACCCCGACCGTCTACATCGATCGCGCCGATTTCAGAGAGGTCGACAGCAAGGATTACTTCCGTCTTGCACCCAACAAGACCGTCGGTCTGCTCAACGCCCCCTTCCCCATCAAGGCTACTTCCTACACCAAGGATGAGGCGACAGGAAAGGTCACCGAGATCCGTGCCGTCTACGACAAGGAGACGAAGAAGCCCAAGGCCTTTATCAACTGGGTCGGTACCGAGGGTTCCAAGAAAGTTGAGGCCCGTATCCACAACTCTTTGTTCAAGAGCGAGAAGCCCGACGACACCGAGGGCGGTTTCCTCAACGACATCAACCCCGAGAGCGAGGTCATCTACCCCGACGCGCTCATCGAGAGCGGTTTTGACGAAGTCAAGAGACGTGCACCTTGGCCTGAGGCTGCGGGTGAGAGCGAGCTCGGCAAGGGCGGACCTGAGAGTGTTCGTTTCCAGGCGACGCGCATTGCCTACTTT GCCATTGATTCTGACAGTACCGACGAGAGGATTATTCTCAACCGCATTGTGTCGCTAAAGGAGGATGCTGGAAAG GTTCTCCACGACAGAGTTGCGAATAATACTTCCGAAAGAATGAAGTTCA AGATATCGCAGGGCAACCAGCCATCAGCACCGCGAGTTGGAGAGGTGCCGTATGAGCAATCACCTTACGAAGAGACACCCTACAATGAGACGCCACACGAAGACTTGGGGGAAGAACCGTCACCGTACGAGCAGCCAGACGAAAAACCTTCATACGGAAAGCCTTCATATGAACAGCCGCCGCGGGAAACGCCCTCATATGGCCACACTCCGTACGGGCGAGACCCAGCCATCTCCATCATAGAATGGGAAGTCGGCAGCCCGGCCCTCTACGCAGCGCGCTCCGTCGACGACCCAGACACATGTCCCAAAGGAACAG TATCCTGCAACCTCCCCCGCAACTGGAACTGCTGCACAAGATCCATGCCCTGCTGCGGGCCCGGCTGCTGCGCCCAGGGCTTCGACTGCGTCGACGCCGCCATCGGGGTCTGCTGCTCGC GGCGGGTGTAG